In a genomic window of Flavobacteriales bacterium:
- a CDS encoding SET domain-containing protein-lysine N-methyltransferase, whose translation MTKSSKPLKIARKRSRIHGNGVFATAGIRKGERIVEYTGRRITHEEADEQYHGDVSTGHTFLFTLNRHWVIDANRGGGVARWINTSCEPNAVAYVHSEKKKRPDPKKDFVVIEALRAIKAGEEITYDYGFDFEMPYTVKLLRTWACKCGSPKCRGTMLKGKKAREVMKKHPNWHKGL comes from the coding sequence ATGACCAAGTCCTCGAAGCCCTTGAAGATCGCGCGCAAGCGATCGCGCATCCATGGCAACGGCGTCTTCGCCACGGCCGGCATCCGCAAAGGCGAGCGCATCGTCGAATACACCGGAAGGCGCATCACGCACGAAGAAGCCGATGAGCAGTACCACGGCGATGTGAGCACCGGCCATACCTTCCTCTTCACGCTGAACAGGCACTGGGTGATCGATGCCAATCGTGGCGGCGGTGTGGCGAGGTGGATCAACACCAGCTGCGAGCCCAATGCCGTGGCCTACGTCCACAGCGAGAAGAAGAAGCGCCCCGACCCGAAGAAGGACTTCGTGGTGATCGAGGCCCTGCGCGCCATCAAGGCCGGTGAGGAGATCACCTACGACTACGGCTTCGACTTCGAGATGCCCTATACCGTGAAGCTGCTGCGCACCTGGGCCTGCAAATGCGGATCGCCCAAGTGCCGTGGCACCATGCTCAAGGGCAAGAAGGCCCGCGAGGTGATGAAGAAGCACCCGAACTGGCATAAGGGGCTTTGA
- a CDS encoding CoA pyrophosphatase, protein MRLPDAERLLRGSFERPLPGHDAFLELSGYKRPDLEAARRADPPPRESAVLALIYERHEEAHVLLMLRPDYDGVHSGQVSFPGGRREPHDADLRATALREFAEETGAAPDAEVLGALSPVYIPPSRSLVTPYVAIAKQAGPFSPDPREVAELIEAPLSLLLHDDILKRREQHIAIMGRSVEIPYFDVQGRVVWGATAMMIAELRELLRR, encoded by the coding sequence ATGAGATTGCCCGATGCCGAGCGATTGCTGCGCGGATCATTCGAGCGCCCCTTGCCGGGGCACGATGCCTTCCTGGAACTGAGCGGCTACAAGCGCCCCGATCTGGAGGCCGCGCGCCGCGCTGATCCCCCGCCGCGCGAGAGCGCCGTGCTGGCCCTGATCTATGAACGGCATGAAGAGGCGCACGTGCTGCTGATGCTCCGCCCGGACTACGATGGCGTGCATAGCGGGCAGGTGTCGTTCCCCGGCGGACGCCGGGAGCCGCATGATGCCGACCTGCGCGCCACCGCGCTGCGCGAGTTCGCCGAGGAGACCGGGGCCGCTCCAGATGCCGAAGTGCTCGGCGCGCTCAGCCCGGTGTACATCCCGCCGAGCCGCTCGTTGGTGACGCCCTACGTGGCGATCGCGAAGCAGGCCGGCCCCTTCTCGCCCGACCCGCGCGAAGTGGCCGAGCTGATCGAGGCGCCGCTGAGCTTGCTGCTGCACGACGACATCCTGAAGCGGCGCGAGCAGCACATCGCGATCATGGGCCGGAGCGTGGAGATCCCCTATTTCGATGTGCAAGGCCGCGTGGTCTGGGGCGCCACGGCCATGATGATCGCCGAGCTACGCGAGCTCCTTCGCCGCTGA